The following proteins come from a genomic window of Falsibacillus albus:
- a CDS encoding bifunctional transcriptional activator/DNA repair enzyme AdaA, with product MKLSFEEMWEKIIACDSAYDGMFYTAVKTTKIYCRPSCRSRKPKKINVEFYRYMSEAEEAGFRACKRCQPDSELSPQMVLVKNVSSFLIEHFKERVKLQDIAHHIGVSPFYMERVYKKETGETPNEYLEKVRIDKAAFLLRHTSKTNLEICFEAGYHSPSNFYKVFRRLKGCTPSEYRKYKHEEKAR from the coding sequence ATGAAGTTATCGTTCGAGGAGATGTGGGAAAAGATCATCGCATGCGATAGTGCTTATGATGGAATGTTTTATACTGCTGTGAAAACGACAAAGATCTACTGTCGCCCGTCTTGTCGGTCGAGGAAGCCGAAAAAAATCAATGTTGAATTTTATCGGTATATGAGCGAAGCTGAGGAGGCGGGATTCCGCGCATGCAAGAGGTGTCAGCCAGACTCAGAGCTTTCTCCTCAAATGGTCCTTGTCAAAAATGTATCATCATTCTTGATCGAGCACTTTAAAGAGAGGGTGAAGCTTCAAGATATCGCTCATCACATCGGTGTAAGTCCATTTTATATGGAGAGGGTATACAAAAAGGAAACGGGTGAAACTCCGAATGAATATTTAGAAAAGGTAAGGATAGATAAGGCGGCATTCTTACTGCGGCATACGTCTAAAACCAACTTGGAAATTTGCTTTGAGGCAGGGTACCATAGCCCATCCAATTTTTATAAAGTTTTTCGTAGATTGAAAGGATGTACACCGAGCGAATATCGGAAGTACAAACATGAGGAGAAAGCAAGGTGA
- a CDS encoding nucleotidyltransferase domain-containing protein yields MKKCNDQLIKLSEISDLCHSLNINLWLRGGWAIDFLIGRISRAHEDIDLVIWARDKMILEKELDKMGFMRNAVSERQTDFSKDGVDVQFLYLTQVENGTIFPLGLPQWVWRADAMPTKLFHLNDISLYVLHPNQLLEEKHVYQQIGRKPRTKDIESINLLRAIIDSTFYD; encoded by the coding sequence ATGAAAAAGTGTAATGATCAATTAATCAAACTGAGTGAAATAAGTGATTTGTGCCATTCTCTTAACATCAATTTATGGCTTAGAGGGGGATGGGCAATCGATTTTCTCATTGGGCGGATATCTCGCGCTCACGAGGATATTGACTTGGTCATTTGGGCGCGGGATAAAATGATATTGGAGAAGGAACTGGATAAAATGGGCTTTATGCGCAACGCCGTAAGCGAAAGACAAACGGATTTTTCCAAAGATGGTGTGGATGTTCAGTTTTTGTATTTAACACAAGTTGAAAATGGCACGATTTTTCCTCTTGGTTTGCCTCAATGGGTATGGCGTGCCGATGCAATGCCGACAAAGCTTTTTCATTTGAATGATATTTCATTATACGTATTACACCCGAATCAATTGCTTGAAGAAAAGCATGTATATCAACAAATCGGCAGGAAACCGCGGACGAAAGACATAGAGAGTATAAATCTTCTTCGCGCGATTATTGATTCAACATTTTACGACTGA
- a CDS encoding helix-turn-helix domain-containing protein → MTIIINIDVMLAKRKMSVTELSKRVGITMANLSILKNGKAKAVRFSTLEGICKALECQPGYIVEYRDDDKK, encoded by the coding sequence TTGACGATCATTATTAATATAGATGTCATGCTGGCAAAAAGGAAAATGAGTGTAACCGAACTTTCAAAAAGGGTCGGGATCACAATGGCGAACCTTTCTATATTAAAAAACGGAAAAGCAAAGGCTGTAAGATTCTCGACGCTTGAAGGGATTTGCAAAGCATTGGAATGCCAGCCAGGATATATTGTGGAATACAGGGACGACGATAAGAAATGA
- a CDS encoding serine hydrolase — protein MRTILLPAIYTIRRLPAAKIILKSRQANKMNFNDLEREIMGIEAGCAGRIGLFISADEGQIMTNEGESFPSASLIKLPIILEAFRQADARKLDLNERIMVHPEEKVGGAGVLPALSDNITFNIIDLMTLMIIVSDNTATNLVIDKIGMKSINQLISCLDLKETLLSRKMMDFDAIHQGRNNYTSPRDIVTLLKEIHHGEMLNEKSRQQIIGIMRQQQFTDKLPALVESDKIRIANKTGELDGVDHDCAIFEYGGKTVFAAVLIDGLVDKVSGKYTMNQIGCAITDYLLRQ, from the coding sequence ATGAGAACCATTTTGTTGCCTGCCATTTATACGATAAGAAGATTACCGGCGGCCAAGATCATTCTCAAGTCGCGGCAAGCAAATAAAATGAATTTTAACGACCTAGAACGTGAAATCATGGGGATCGAGGCAGGCTGTGCGGGGCGCATCGGACTTTTTATCTCTGCAGACGAAGGACAGATTATGACCAATGAAGGTGAAAGCTTCCCTTCAGCCAGTCTCATAAAACTACCAATCATACTAGAAGCCTTTCGCCAGGCAGATGCAAGGAAGCTGGATCTCAATGAAAGAATCATGGTTCATCCGGAAGAGAAGGTTGGTGGGGCAGGCGTCCTTCCGGCTTTATCGGATAATATAACGTTCAATATAATTGATTTAATGACTTTGATGATCATCGTATCCGACAATACAGCCACAAATTTGGTAATTGATAAAATCGGCATGAAGTCCATTAATCAATTAATCTCCTGCTTGGACTTGAAGGAGACCTTGCTTTCAAGGAAGATGATGGACTTCGATGCCATCCATCAAGGCAGAAACAATTATACATCACCAAGAGATATAGTGACTCTCTTGAAAGAAATCCATCACGGAGAGATGCTAAATGAGAAAAGTCGACAACAGATCATCGGGATCATGCGGCAGCAGCAATTCACGGACAAACTACCTGCCTTGGTAGAGTCCGATAAAATTCGGATAGCGAACAAAACCGGGGAACTTGACGGCGTCGATCATGACTGTGCGATATTTGAGTATGGCGGAAAAACGGTGTTCGCTGCCGTCTTGATCGATGGATTGGTGGATAAGGTTAGTGGGAAATATACGATGAACCAAATTGGATGCGCCATAACCGATTATCTTTTGAGACAATAG
- a CDS encoding ABC transporter ATP-binding protein, translating into MTKQVLLEVKELKKHFHLGKNQTLKAVDGISFKIHQGETFGIVGESGCGKSTAGRTIIGLYDATDGDVVFDGMNVHDMNEKERFQFHKQMQMIFQDPYASLNPRSTVAEIISEPMEVHGLYKTKKERLKKVYQLLEDVGLNRDHANRYPHEFSGGQRQRIGIARALALDPKFIIADEPISALDVSVQAQVVNLLNQLQREKGLTYLFIAHDLSMVKQISDRIAVMYLGHIVELTDSSQLYKKPLHPYTQALLSAIPIPDPDVEDKRERIILNGELPSPVDPPSGCVFRTRCAHAMDACSAIKPAWQEIDENHFVACHLYDKKITGGQDHSQVAASK; encoded by the coding sequence ATGACGAAACAAGTTCTTTTAGAAGTGAAGGAGTTAAAAAAACATTTTCATCTTGGCAAAAACCAGACATTAAAGGCTGTTGACGGGATTTCATTCAAGATTCACCAAGGGGAAACTTTTGGGATCGTCGGTGAATCCGGGTGCGGGAAATCGACTGCAGGACGCACGATCATCGGACTGTATGATGCAACCGATGGCGATGTCGTATTCGACGGGATGAATGTTCATGACATGAATGAGAAGGAGCGCTTTCAATTCCATAAACAGATGCAAATGATCTTTCAGGATCCATATGCTTCTTTGAATCCAAGGTCGACGGTGGCTGAGATCATTTCAGAACCGATGGAGGTCCATGGATTGTATAAAACCAAAAAGGAGCGATTGAAAAAGGTATATCAGCTGCTTGAGGACGTGGGGCTCAACCGGGACCACGCAAACCGCTATCCCCATGAATTCAGCGGCGGCCAGCGCCAGCGAATCGGGATCGCCCGTGCACTTGCCCTCGATCCGAAATTCATTATTGCCGATGAGCCGATTTCTGCACTTGATGTTTCTGTCCAGGCACAGGTCGTCAACCTGTTGAATCAGCTTCAAAGGGAAAAGGGGCTTACGTATTTATTTATCGCGCACGATCTATCGATGGTCAAACAGATTTCAGACCGCATCGCCGTCATGTACTTAGGCCATATCGTGGAGTTGACAGATAGCAGTCAACTTTATAAAAAACCACTGCACCCGTATACCCAAGCTTTGCTGTCAGCGATTCCCATTCCAGATCCGGACGTAGAGGACAAGCGGGAAAGGATCATTTTAAATGGTGAACTGCCAAGCCCGGTCGATCCACCGAGCGGATGTGTATTCCGGACGCGGTGCGCCCATGCGATGGATGCCTGCTCAGCAATCAAGCCAGCCTGGCAGGAAATTGATGAGAACCATTTTGTTGCCTGCCATTTATACGATAAGAAGATTACCGGCGGCCAAGATCATTCTCAAGTCGCGGCAAGCAAATAA
- a CDS encoding C40 family peptidase — MAANEKWIVNVPVATIWTKFDSARGIDRGAVTNPTDLNGWLSGLTYETRLDLCESNRVQSQLLFGEEVKVLEEKDGWAHIIAIHQPSSKDERGYPGWVPMDQLSKLSAWDVTHAEIAVVNVAKAKLIGDSDDRVLLLSYQTILPVLEKTSTIVKVQTPIGTGFLKAEETTVYPSAAHIPVGSGKAIIAYGEQFLGLPYLWGGMSSYGYDCSGFSYNMCKANGVIIPRDAHDQAESGEKVELDQISPGDLLFFAYEEGKGSLHHVGIYYGDGKMLHSPNTGKTIEIISLAETVYEKELCAARRYWQETEE; from the coding sequence TTGGCAGCTAACGAAAAATGGATTGTCAACGTCCCTGTGGCTACCATTTGGACCAAGTTTGATTCAGCACGCGGCATCGATCGCGGTGCGGTGACCAACCCAACCGATTTGAATGGCTGGTTATCTGGATTGACTTATGAAACAAGGTTGGATTTATGTGAATCAAACCGCGTTCAATCACAACTTTTGTTCGGTGAGGAAGTGAAGGTTCTAGAGGAGAAGGACGGATGGGCGCACATCATCGCGATCCATCAGCCATCCTCCAAGGATGAACGCGGCTACCCCGGCTGGGTGCCGATGGATCAATTAAGCAAATTAAGTGCGTGGGATGTTACACATGCTGAAATTGCTGTAGTTAACGTGGCTAAGGCCAAGTTAATCGGTGATTCTGACGACAGGGTTCTTTTATTGAGCTATCAGACCATACTGCCTGTTTTGGAAAAAACATCAACAATTGTAAAAGTGCAGACACCGATTGGAACAGGTTTTCTGAAAGCTGAAGAAACCACGGTCTATCCATCTGCAGCGCATATCCCGGTGGGAAGTGGCAAAGCGATCATCGCCTATGGTGAACAATTCCTGGGACTCCCATATCTTTGGGGGGGGATGAGCAGTTATGGCTATGACTGTTCTGGATTCAGCTACAACATGTGCAAGGCAAATGGCGTCATCATTCCCAGGGATGCCCATGACCAAGCGGAATCAGGTGAGAAAGTCGAATTGGATCAAATTTCACCGGGAGACCTGCTTTTCTTTGCATATGAAGAAGGAAAAGGCAGCCTTCATCACGTCGGAATTTATTATGGGGATGGGAAAATGCTTCATTCCCCGAATACCGGAAAAACCATCGAAATCATTTCATTGGCAGAAACGGTATACGAGAAGGAACTTTGCGCAGCTAGACGTTATTGGCAGGAGACGGAGGAATAA
- a CDS encoding mandelate racemase/muconate lactonizing enzyme family protein, with protein MKIDKIETFRVAVPLTKPFKTALRTVEVADTIFVKVECDNGIVGWGEAPPTVVITGDSLLSIESSINSVLKPFLLNKNLLHYEAIFQGIHAILVGNTSAKAAVDMALYDCLAQHCKLPLYQFLGGYKNQLETDFTVSVNDPAEMGEDAASYVEKGFNVLKVKVGKDEAATDLIRIQEVRKRVGKDIKIRLDANQGWTPKEAIRIISKMEDMGLDIELVEQPVKADDINGLKQVTDAVDTLIMADESIFSPKQAFHVLKTRSADLINIKLMKAGGIYKAQAINQLAEVCGVECMVGSMIETRLGITAAAHFAASKKNITRFDFDAPLMLAKEVVEGGIRYNGRKITFPTSTGLGIQHIHLGGGVPIGS; from the coding sequence GTGAAAATCGATAAAATTGAAACCTTCAGAGTGGCCGTGCCATTGACCAAACCGTTCAAAACGGCCCTCCGTACAGTCGAAGTGGCAGATACGATATTTGTCAAAGTTGAATGCGACAACGGAATTGTGGGCTGGGGAGAAGCTCCACCAACCGTTGTCATTACCGGGGACAGCCTCTTAAGTATAGAATCTTCCATTAATTCCGTTTTGAAACCGTTTTTACTAAACAAAAATCTATTGCATTATGAAGCTATTTTCCAAGGAATCCATGCCATCCTCGTCGGAAATACAAGTGCGAAGGCGGCTGTCGATATGGCACTGTATGACTGTCTTGCCCAGCATTGCAAACTGCCGCTCTATCAATTTCTCGGAGGCTATAAGAATCAACTCGAAACCGATTTCACCGTCAGTGTGAATGACCCTGCTGAAATGGGTGAAGATGCGGCTTCCTACGTTGAAAAAGGTTTTAATGTCTTGAAGGTAAAGGTAGGGAAAGATGAAGCTGCTACTGATCTGATCAGAATTCAGGAGGTAAGGAAAAGAGTCGGAAAGGATATTAAAATCCGTTTAGATGCCAACCAAGGCTGGACCCCGAAGGAAGCGATCCGCATCATTTCTAAAATGGAAGATATGGGTCTGGATATCGAACTTGTCGAACAGCCGGTGAAGGCCGATGACATCAATGGATTGAAGCAGGTTACCGATGCCGTCGATACCCTTATCATGGCGGATGAAAGCATCTTTTCCCCGAAACAGGCATTCCATGTCTTGAAAACAAGAAGTGCAGACTTGATCAATATTAAATTGATGAAAGCTGGAGGGATTTATAAAGCCCAGGCAATCAACCAGCTTGCTGAGGTTTGCGGGGTCGAATGCATGGTCGGCAGTATGATCGAGACAAGACTCGGCATTACGGCAGCAGCTCATTTCGCAGCAAGCAAAAAGAATATCACCCGATTTGATTTCGATGCTCCGCTTATGCTGGCAAAAGAAGTAGTGGAAGGCGGCATCCGCTACAATGGACGCAAGATTACTTTCCCTACCTCTACTGGCCTTGGCATTCAGCACATTCATTTAGGAGGAGGTGTCCCGATTGGCAGCTAA
- a CDS encoding S66 peptidase family protein encodes MIKPQRLKKGDTVGVIAPASSPNQENLKRAVSILENRFGLNVKLGKNTLHTYGYLAGKDEERLEDLHGMFADRDVKGIICACGGYGTGRIASDIDYKLIKENPKIFWGYSDITFLHTAIRQQTGLATFHGPMLGSDLGKEEADELSISLLNQLFVPMETQYNKDIAPLETMIEGSAEGNLVGGNLCLLVSTLGTEFEIDTTGKILFIEDINEEPRSVDRMLNQLYMAGKLGAASGIVIGDFKDCGPGERNPSLSLDEVLEHYTAKVKKPAVKGFKIGHCSPHVSVPLGVNATLDATNKQLTVECGVE; translated from the coding sequence ATGATCAAGCCTCAACGATTGAAAAAAGGGGATACCGTCGGCGTCATCGCACCAGCTTCTTCGCCCAATCAGGAAAACCTGAAGCGAGCAGTTTCCATCCTGGAAAATCGATTCGGATTAAACGTCAAACTAGGAAAAAACACACTACATACATATGGCTATCTTGCAGGAAAAGATGAGGAAAGATTGGAAGATCTTCACGGAATGTTTGCCGATCGCGATGTGAAAGGGATCATTTGTGCTTGCGGGGGCTACGGAACAGGCCGCATAGCATCTGATATCGACTATAAATTGATTAAAGAAAATCCGAAAATCTTCTGGGGCTACAGCGATATTACCTTCCTTCATACAGCCATTCGCCAACAAACCGGCCTTGCCACGTTCCATGGACCGATGCTCGGATCCGATCTTGGAAAAGAAGAGGCAGATGAACTCTCTATCTCACTGCTGAATCAATTGTTCGTACCAATGGAAACCCAATATAACAAGGATATTGCCCCATTGGAGACAATGATTGAAGGCAGTGCAGAGGGAAATCTTGTCGGGGGAAATCTATGTTTGCTCGTCAGCACGCTTGGGACAGAATTCGAAATCGACACGACAGGTAAGATCCTATTTATCGAAGACATCAATGAAGAGCCCCGCAGTGTTGACCGGATGCTCAATCAACTATACATGGCCGGGAAGCTTGGTGCTGCATCAGGGATTGTCATCGGCGATTTCAAAGACTGTGGTCCAGGCGAGCGAAATCCATCTTTAAGCTTGGATGAAGTGCTTGAGCACTATACAGCAAAAGTGAAAAAGCCTGCTGTCAAAGGCTTCAAGATTGGGCATTGCTCCCCGCATGTCTCTGTTCCACTTGGCGTTAATGCGACCTTGGATGCAACAAACAAACAACTCACCGTCGAATGCGGCGTGGAATAA
- a CDS encoding peptide ABC transporter substrate-binding protein — translation MKKKVFGVLSTAVLMFGLAACTANGDANSKAEGDSSSSKAAKVLYLNNGQEPTSLDPPIGFDSVSWNALNNIMEGLTRLGKDNQPEAATAEKWDVSEDGKTYTFHIRKDAKWSNGDDVTAGDFVYAWKRLLNPDTGSSAAFLGYFIDGGEAYNTGKGSADDVKVKAVDDKTFEVTLTSPQAYFLSVIANPAFFPIDEKVAKDNPKWFAEADSYVGNGPFKLTKWDHDSRMVMKKNDNYWDADTVKLDEVDWAMVDDPNTEYQMYKTGKLDESDVPADLADQLFKEGNVKVEDQAGTYFYRFNVNMKPFDNENIRKAFAMAIDQQKMVDFVTKNKEKPAYGFVSYGFKDPSGEDFRKHNGDLVKTDVEQAKALLKKGMEEEGYDKLPEVTLTYSTSDTHKKIAEALQQMFKENLGVDVKLANMEWNVFADEQKQLKFQFSRSSFLADYADPINFLESFITGSSMNRTGWSNKEYDQLIADAKNEADESKRFDDMYKAEKILFDEMPIVPIHFYNHVYLQNDKVTGVVRHPVGYLELKWADKK, via the coding sequence ATGAAGAAAAAGGTTTTTGGGGTTTTATCGACAGCCGTGTTGATGTTCGGTCTCGCGGCATGTACGGCCAATGGTGATGCAAACAGTAAAGCGGAGGGCGATAGCAGCAGCTCCAAAGCAGCGAAAGTGCTCTATCTGAATAATGGGCAGGAACCAACCTCGCTAGATCCGCCAATCGGATTTGATTCAGTGTCCTGGAATGCATTGAACAACATCATGGAAGGTTTGACCCGTCTTGGAAAGGACAACCAGCCTGAAGCTGCAACAGCTGAAAAATGGGATGTTTCAGAAGATGGGAAGACGTATACTTTCCATATCAGAAAAGATGCGAAATGGTCAAATGGCGACGATGTGACAGCTGGAGATTTCGTCTATGCTTGGAAACGCCTGTTGAATCCTGATACCGGTTCTTCCGCGGCATTTTTAGGGTACTTCATTGATGGCGGTGAAGCATACAATACTGGTAAAGGTTCTGCAGATGATGTGAAAGTGAAGGCTGTCGATGACAAAACCTTCGAAGTCACGTTGACGAGTCCGCAAGCTTATTTCTTAAGCGTCATTGCAAATCCTGCGTTCTTCCCGATCGATGAAAAAGTGGCGAAGGATAATCCGAAATGGTTTGCTGAAGCCGATTCATATGTTGGAAATGGTCCTTTCAAATTGACAAAATGGGATCACGACAGCCGCATGGTCATGAAGAAGAATGATAACTACTGGGATGCTGACACCGTCAAGCTTGATGAAGTGGATTGGGCAATGGTTGATGATCCGAATACCGAATATCAAATGTACAAAACAGGGAAACTGGATGAGTCAGATGTTCCTGCAGATTTAGCCGACCAGCTTTTCAAAGAAGGAAATGTAAAGGTCGAAGATCAAGCAGGTACCTATTTCTATCGCTTCAATGTCAATATGAAGCCGTTTGATAATGAGAACATCCGCAAAGCATTTGCGATGGCGATCGATCAGCAAAAAATGGTCGACTTCGTAACGAAAAACAAAGAAAAACCTGCCTATGGATTTGTTTCTTATGGATTCAAGGATCCTTCAGGAGAAGATTTCCGCAAGCATAATGGAGACCTTGTGAAAACAGATGTAGAGCAAGCGAAAGCATTGTTGAAAAAAGGAATGGAAGAGGAAGGCTATGACAAGCTTCCGGAAGTGACCCTGACATACAGCACAAGCGATACTCACAAGAAAATTGCAGAAGCATTACAGCAAATGTTCAAAGAAAACCTAGGCGTTGACGTGAAGCTTGCAAACATGGAGTGGAACGTATTTGCCGATGAACAAAAGCAATTGAAATTCCAATTCTCCCGCAGTTCTTTCTTGGCTGACTATGCAGATCCAATCAACTTCCTTGAAAGCTTCATTACTGGTTCTTCCATGAACCGTACTGGCTGGAGCAATAAAGAGTATGATCAATTGATTGCTGATGCAAAAAATGAAGCAGATGAATCCAAACGCTTTGATGATATGTACAAAGCCGAAAAAATTCTTTTCGATGAAATGCCGATTGTTCCAATCCATTTCTACAATCATGTTTATTTACAAAACGACAAAGTGACTGGCGTCGTTCGTCACCCAGTCGGCTACTTAGAGCTTAAGTGGGCTGATAAAAAGTAA
- a CDS encoding ABC transporter ATP-binding protein, with protein MEKVLQVNDLHVSFKTYGGEVKAVRGVTFDLYKGETLAIVGESGCGKSVTSQSIMRLIPDPPGKITNGSILFNNQDLTRITEKEMRSIRGSDISMIFQDPMTALNPTLTVGDQIMEGILQHEKISRSDAKKKALEMLDLVGIPSPQIRLKQYPHQFSGGMRQRIVIAMALVCEPEILIADEPTTALDVTIQAQILDLFKDIQHKTGVSIILITHDLGVVAQVADRIAVMYAGKIVEAGTRREIFYRPQHPYTKGLLNSVPRLDLESGDLEPIAGSPPDLFSPPEGCPFAARCEYAMEVCDKAYPFQTSLTKDHRVECWLQDERAQKMLASMK; from the coding sequence ATGGAAAAAGTTCTTCAAGTGAACGATTTGCACGTTTCCTTCAAGACATATGGAGGCGAAGTGAAGGCTGTACGAGGGGTGACCTTCGATTTATATAAGGGAGAAACACTGGCAATCGTAGGTGAATCCGGGTGCGGCAAGAGCGTAACTTCTCAGAGCATCATGCGTTTGATTCCAGATCCACCCGGGAAGATCACCAACGGTTCCATCCTTTTTAACAATCAGGATTTAACTAGAATCACTGAAAAGGAAATGAGATCGATCCGAGGGTCGGACATCTCGATGATTTTCCAAGACCCCATGACGGCACTGAATCCCACGTTGACCGTCGGGGATCAAATCATGGAGGGTATCTTACAGCATGAGAAAATTTCACGCTCCGATGCGAAAAAGAAAGCCCTTGAAATGCTTGACCTTGTCGGGATACCAAGTCCGCAAATCCGGTTGAAGCAATACCCACATCAATTCAGCGGCGGTATGCGTCAAAGGATCGTGATTGCGATGGCACTCGTCTGTGAGCCTGAGATTTTGATCGCTGATGAGCCGACAACAGCACTGGATGTCACCATACAAGCACAAATCCTTGATCTGTTTAAAGATATTCAACATAAAACTGGTGTTTCGATTATATTGATCACCCATGACCTCGGCGTTGTAGCCCAAGTGGCAGACCGTATTGCGGTCATGTATGCCGGGAAAATCGTCGAGGCGGGTACGAGAAGGGAAATTTTCTACCGACCTCAGCACCCGTATACGAAAGGATTGCTGAACTCTGTGCCTCGCCTTGACTTGGAAAGCGGTGATTTAGAACCGATTGCGGGTTCTCCGCCGGATTTGTTCTCGCCGCCTGAAGGCTGTCCGTTTGCCGCCCGCTGTGAATATGCGATGGAGGTATGCGACAAAGCGTACCCATTCCAAACCAGTTTGACGAAGGACCATCGCGTCGAATGTTGGCTGCAGGACGAACGGGCACAAAAGATGCTGGCATCAATGAAATAG
- a CDS encoding ABC transporter permease has protein sequence MELRKQHESNVAPHIPDEWFVPKQKDLAEAEAVVRPSLSYWQDAWRRLLKNKLAMGGLICLIVLVIMATIGPIISPHSVTKQNLIEQNLAPSGDHWFGTDELGRDVFARTWYGARISLFVGVIAALIDFLIGVLYGGIAGYKGGRADNLMMRFVEILYGLPYLLVVILISVVMGPSLPTIILALSITGWVGMARIVRGQVLQIKNYEFVLASKTFGTKTRRIIRKNLLPNTMGPIIVQMTLTVPSAIFAEAFLSFLGIGIQPPYASWGSMASDGLSAILTGQWWRLFFPAFFISLTMFSFNVLGDGLQDALDPKLRR, from the coding sequence ATGGAGCTGCGAAAACAACATGAATCGAACGTCGCGCCGCATATTCCCGATGAATGGTTTGTGCCAAAACAAAAGGACTTGGCAGAAGCGGAAGCAGTCGTCCGTCCGAGCTTGTCGTATTGGCAGGACGCATGGCGCCGGCTTTTGAAAAATAAATTGGCTATGGGAGGACTGATCTGCCTGATCGTGTTGGTCATCATGGCCACTATCGGACCGATCATTTCACCCCATTCCGTGACGAAACAAAATCTGATTGAGCAGAACCTGGCACCTTCAGGGGACCACTGGTTTGGAACAGATGAACTTGGCCGCGACGTATTTGCTCGTACATGGTACGGCGCAAGAATCTCGCTGTTTGTCGGTGTCATTGCAGCCTTGATCGATTTCTTGATCGGCGTCTTATATGGCGGCATCGCCGGATATAAAGGCGGCCGCGCTGATAACCTGATGATGCGCTTCGTTGAAATCCTGTACGGGCTGCCCTACCTGCTTGTCGTCATCTTGATATCGGTGGTCATGGGCCCAAGCCTTCCGACGATCATCCTGGCATTGTCCATTACCGGCTGGGTCGGGATGGCGAGGATTGTGCGCGGACAGGTGCTTCAAATCAAAAACTACGAATTCGTTTTGGCCTCCAAAACATTTGGAACGAAAACGAGAAGGATCATCCGCAAGAACTTGCTGCCGAATACAATGGGACCGATCATTGTCCAAATGACCTTGACCGTTCCATCGGCCATCTTTGCCGAAGCATTTCTCAGCTTTCTCGGCATCGGGATCCAGCCTCCTTATGCAAGCTGGGGGTCGATGGCAAGTGATGGGCTATCTGCCATTTTGACAGGGCAATGGTGGCGTCTCTTCTTCCCGGCTTTCTTCATCTCATTGACGATGTTTTCATTCAATGTGCTGGGAGACGGGCTGCAGGATGCGCTTGATCCGAAGCTAAGGAGGTAG